The candidate division WOR-3 bacterium genome has a segment encoding these proteins:
- a CDS encoding tetratricopeptide repeat protein — protein MGLDLHNYLFKNLIFIFLILSSCSFFRSYFNTYYNAKKYYRDAEKRFFQNKKNLTQEIKTLYDKSLEKFLRIIKYFPDSPFLDDAIFYSGMIYIRIDEKSNAIKKYEELQRFFPKSFFTYMFCDSLLNYLFQKKDLENSLFVLSLYPKKESPKFYFYKSKYFEISEEYDSSLHYSRKIISNSFLKERAIPIYVRSALKIGMVDSAMRFIKDLEKNRDLYILLAEAYKEKGDFEKAKKILKNFDSENKNYEVLKILQEIYIKENNISELKRLFKNFMLRGEDYIKKQEIGFELAKIYFEEDSLIPLKDVLSEIKKFSPSTNYGVKSGVWLNLIENEEKLKELEGDKLKEEILKIAESYYIDLGLYKKALKLFEEYVKNFSEDREIPRVLYLIIFIYRNFIKDEMKAKEFFKILEEKYKGSFYYVITRDLFEKN, from the coding sequence TTGGGTCTGGATCTACATAATTATTTGTTTAAGAATTTAATTTTTATTTTTTTGATTTTATCTTCTTGTTCTTTTTTCAGGAGTTATTTTAATACATATTATAATGCCAAAAAATATTACAGAGATGCAGAAAAAAGATTCTTTCAAAATAAAAAAAACTTGACTCAGGAGATTAAAACTTTATATGATAAATCCCTTGAAAAGTTTTTAAGAATTATAAAATATTTTCCTGATTCTCCATTTCTTGATGATGCTATTTTTTATTCAGGTATGATTTACATAAGAATAGATGAAAAATCAAATGCAATTAAAAAGTATGAAGAACTTCAAAGATTTTTTCCAAAAAGTTTTTTTACATATATGTTTTGTGATTCTCTTTTAAATTATCTTTTCCAAAAAAAAGACCTTGAAAATTCTCTTTTTGTTCTTTCTCTTTATCCAAAAAAAGAAAGTCCTAAATTTTATTTTTATAAATCAAAATATTTTGAAATAAGTGAAGAATATGACTCTTCACTTCACTATTCAAGGAAGATAATATCTAATTCTTTTTTAAAGGAAAGAGCAATACCTATTTATGTTCGTTCTGCTTTAAAGATAGGGATGGTGGATTCAGCTATGCGTTTTATTAAGGATCTGGAAAAAAATAGAGATTTATATATTTTACTGGCTGAAGCATACAAGGAAAAGGGTGATTTTGAAAAAGCAAAAAAGATTTTAAAAAATTTTGATTCTGAAAATAAAAATTATGAGGTATTAAAAATTCTTCAGGAAATTTACATAAAAGAGAATAATATTTCTGAATTGAAGAGACTTTTCAAAAATTTTATGTTAAGGGGGGAAGATTATATTAAAAAACAGGAAATTGGATTTGAACTTGCCAAGATTTACTTTGAAGAGGATAGCTTAATTCCTTTGAAAGATGTATTGTCTGAAATTAAGAAATTTTCTCCTTCAACAAATTACGGTGTAAAGTCAGGTGTATGGTTAAATTTGATTGAAAATGAAGAAAAGTTAAAGGAATTAGAAGGGGATAAATTGAAAGAGGAAATTCTTAAAATTGCTGAGTCCTATTATATTGACCTTGGATTATACAAAAAAGCTTTAAAACTTTTTGAAGAGTATGTTAAAAATTTTTCAGAAGATAGAGAAATTCCGAGGGTTTTATATCTTATTATATTTATTTACAGAAACTTTATAAAAGATGAAATGAAAGCTAAAGAATTTTTTAAGATTTTAGAAGAAAAATATAAAGGGAGTTTTTATTATGTTATCACGAGAGATTTATTTGAAAAAAATTGA
- a CDS encoding dihydroorotate dehydrogenase produces MNLEVNLAGLKLKNPFMPASGTFAYGTELIYHTEAVNIKEFGAIVTKGISIKERAGNPPERIAEVPCGLLNSIGLENVGIKRFINEKWPLLKKLDIPVIVNVFGEKEEEFEFLAEELDRACVHAIELNLSCPNVDKGGMEFGQNKKSAGRIVEIVKNKFKAGPVFVKLAPNFVNIIDIAKECEKKGADGLSLINTIMGMAIDVERREFVIPRGVAGLSGPCIHPIALYIVYRVYQEVKIPIIGIGGIYDYKSALEFLMAGARACQIGSMLFVEPGIINKIIKDTEDYMRRHKINDIKKIIGCMQIRKIREEKP; encoded by the coding sequence ATGAATTTAGAAGTTAATCTTGCAGGTTTAAAGTTAAAAAATCCCTTTATGCCTGCTTCTGGAACATTTGCTTATGGAACAGAACTTATTTACCATACAGAGGCTGTAAATATAAAGGAATTTGGAGCAATTGTCACGAAGGGAATAAGCATAAAGGAAAGAGCAGGAAATCCACCTGAGAGAATTGCTGAAGTACCCTGTGGCCTACTTAATTCAATTGGACTTGAAAATGTGGGTATAAAAAGATTTATAAATGAAAAATGGCCTCTTTTAAAAAAACTTGATATTCCTGTTATTGTGAATGTTTTTGGTGAAAAAGAAGAGGAGTTTGAATTTTTAGCAGAGGAGTTGGATAGAGCCTGTGTTCATGCTATTGAGCTTAATTTATCCTGTCCTAATGTTGATAAAGGTGGTATGGAATTTGGGCAGAACAAAAAAAGTGCAGGAAGAATTGTTGAAATTGTAAAAAATAAATTTAAAGCTGGTCCTGTTTTTGTAAAGCTTGCTCCTAATTTTGTTAATATTATTGATATAGCAAAGGAGTGCGAAAAAAAAGGTGCAGATGGACTCTCTCTCATTAATACAATAATGGGGATGGCTATTGATGTGGAAAGAAGAGAGTTTGTAATTCCAAGGGGAGTTGCTGGCCTTTCTGGACCTTGTATTCATCCAATTGCACTTTATATTGTTTATAGAGTTTATCAGGAGGTGAAAATCCCAATCATAGGTATTGGTGGAATTTATGATTATAAATCTGCTCTTGAATTTTTAATGGCAGGTGCAAGAGCCTGTCAGATAGGAAGTATGCTCTTTGTGGAGCCTGGAATAATAAATAAAATAATAAAGGATACAGAGGATTATATGAGAAGACATAAAATTAATGATATAAAAAAAATAATAGGCTGTATGCAAATAAGAAAAATAAGGGAGGAAAAACCCTGA
- a CDS encoding sodium/proline symporter, which produces MNASQFVIWVTFVFYLILLITIGFIGEKKYSKTYEDFVVAGKNLGKWVTAISASASAESAWLILGLSGYGFVHGFGSYWIALGGILGYWFNALFIISKLKRETDLYKSVTISDYIEYKLKDKSHIFRVLSSLIIVLFMTAYVVAQFTGSGKQLEGMGLTSYRTGVFIGAFIIAIYVIMGGYAAVSYTDLLQGLLMVFVLVIFPVIAIFFSGGPLEFLKKASEIGLTQLWGPQNFSLFILGFLIGEAIGIAFGYPGMPHIIIRYFTVKDEEEGKKAGFIAISWAILSYFGACTLGIAGRVLVEMGKLSLPSDPERILPLFTSSFLHPVLAGIILSAVTAAIMSTADSQLMYSSTTLINDLFLAFKGKRPGQKFLVWGTRFLILILSIIAIFLALIEVRFIYRFVLYAWSALGAAFSPVIILSLYDKKFNRFGAVSCLITGPLVTILWKDVFKLTKYLYELFPAFLISLLLGFFISRVFKEEKP; this is translated from the coding sequence ATGAATGCTTCTCAATTTGTTATCTGGGTAACCTTTGTATTTTATCTTATTCTCTTAATAACAATTGGTTTTATAGGAGAGAAAAAATATTCAAAAACCTATGAAGATTTTGTGGTTGCAGGAAAAAATCTTGGTAAATGGGTTACAGCAATTTCTGCTTCTGCTTCCGCTGAAAGTGCCTGGTTAATTTTAGGTCTGTCAGGTTACGGATTTGTTCATGGTTTTGGTTCATACTGGATTGCTCTTGGGGGAATTCTCGGTTACTGGTTCAATGCTTTGTTTATAATTTCAAAATTAAAAAGAGAAACGGATCTATATAAAAGTGTTACAATTTCCGATTATATTGAGTATAAATTAAAGGATAAGAGTCACATTTTTAGGGTTTTATCAAGTCTTATTATTGTCTTATTTATGACTGCTTATGTTGTTGCACAATTTACAGGTTCTGGTAAACAGCTGGAAGGAATGGGACTTACAAGTTACAGGACTGGTGTTTTTATAGGTGCTTTTATTATTGCAATTTATGTTATTATGGGGGGTTATGCAGCTGTATCCTATACTGACCTTTTGCAAGGGCTTTTAATGGTTTTTGTCCTTGTTATCTTTCCTGTTATAGCAATATTTTTTTCGGGAGGCCCATTAGAATTTCTAAAGAAAGCATCTGAAATAGGACTTACACAGCTCTGGGGACCTCAAAATTTCTCTCTTTTTATTCTTGGTTTTTTAATAGGTGAGGCAATTGGAATTGCTTTTGGTTATCCTGGTATGCCCCATATAATCATAAGGTATTTTACAGTGAAGGATGAAGAAGAAGGTAAAAAGGCAGGTTTCATTGCTATATCCTGGGCAATTTTATCTTACTTTGGTGCCTGTACACTTGGGATAGCGGGTAGAGTTCTGGTTGAGATGGGTAAATTATCTCTCCCTTCAGATCCTGAAAGGATTTTGCCTTTATTTACAAGTTCCTTTTTACATCCTGTACTTGCAGGTATTATTCTTTCTGCTGTAACTGCTGCTATTATGTCCACTGCGGATTCTCAATTAATGTATTCATCAACAACTTTAATAAATGACCTTTTTCTTGCTTTTAAGGGTAAAAGACCAGGACAAAAATTTCTTGTTTGGGGAACAAGATTTTTAATACTTATTCTTTCTATAATTGCTATTTTCTTGGCTTTAATAGAGGTCAGATTTATTTACAGGTTTGTTTTATATGCTTGGAGTGCACTTGGTGCTGCCTTTTCACCAGTAATAATTCTTTCCCTTTATGATAAAAAATTCAATAGATTTGGAGCAGTATCATGTCTTATAACAGGTCCTCTTGTTACTATCTTATGGAAGGATGTTTTTAAATTGACAAAATACCTCTATGAACTTTTTCCAGCCTTTTTAATAAGTTTATTACTTGGTTTTTTTATAAGTAGAGTTTTTAAAGAAGAAAAACCTTAA
- a CDS encoding acyl-CoA thioesterase, protein MEKVPIGKTKSEYIRVVFPEHANSIGSLYGGYMMRWILDAGILLATKFTKGPCVIGSMDSIDFIKPVKIGDILIFESFVEYVGNTSIEIGVNVFSGRYDKEELACISNLSFVALDSEGNKRIINRKVYPENEEEEKIYKMAIERRERRKKRILDLKNNPPEFSTLETKWSITAHRVIFPEDTLFLKRAYGGKVLMVMDELAAILARKYAKGICVTASVDEMDFLAPAYLGEILNMEAYITSVFKTSLEIFVKVFAENPEKKEFRHVVSSYMVFVHLDEKGNLKKLPEYEIQKILEGAIFRKNIRDERRKKIKEIQIKKE, encoded by the coding sequence TTGGAAAAAGTACCTATTGGTAAAACAAAATCCGAGTATATAAGGGTAGTTTTTCCTGAGCATGCTAATTCAATAGGAAGTTTATATGGTGGTTATATGATGAGATGGATACTTGATGCAGGTATTCTTCTTGCTACTAAATTTACAAAAGGTCCCTGTGTAATTGGCTCAATGGATTCAATTGATTTTATTAAACCTGTTAAAATTGGAGATATTTTAATTTTTGAATCTTTTGTTGAATATGTTGGTAATACTTCAATTGAGATAGGTGTTAATGTTTTTTCAGGGAGATATGACAAAGAAGAACTTGCATGTATATCAAACCTATCTTTTGTAGCACTTGATAGTGAGGGTAATAAAAGAATAATTAATAGAAAAGTTTACCCTGAAAATGAAGAGGAAGAAAAAATTTACAAAATGGCAATTGAAAGGAGAGAGAGAAGGAAAAAGAGAATTTTAGACTTAAAAAATAATCCACCAGAGTTTAGCACTTTAGAGACTAAGTGGTCAATAACTGCTCACAGAGTTATTTTTCCTGAGGATACACTTTTTTTAAAAAGAGCCTACGGAGGAAAAGTATTAATGGTTATGGATGAGCTTGCTGCTATCCTTGCGAGAAAGTATGCAAAGGGAATATGTGTTACAGCATCTGTTGATGAAATGGATTTTCTTGCCCCTGCTTATTTAGGAGAAATTTTAAATATGGAGGCTTATATAACATCAGTATTTAAAACAAGTTTAGAAATTTTTGTAAAGGTTTTTGCTGAGAATCCTGAAAAGAAAGAATTTAGACATGTGGTTAGTTCCTATATGGTTTTTGTTCATCTTGATGAAAAAGGAAATCTAAAAAAGTTACCTGAATATGAAATTCAAAAAATTCTTGAAGGTGCAATTTTTAGGAAAAATATAAGAGATGAAAGAAGAAAAAAAATTAAAGAAATCCAAATTAAAAAAGAATAA
- a CDS encoding AAA family ATPase, whose protein sequence is MKEEKKLKKSKLKKNKPFIIAVSGFTGAGKSFVANIISKKIDCVVLRSDVIRKEISGINLNQHVYEDFEKGIYSKEMTEKVYKEMFKRTKRYLRESKNVILDASFLDKNKRNKLREISKKLNVKLLILWIETPPDLIKERLSKRKGDVSDGRWEIYLKQKEKYEKPDEKDIVFIETVNEKELEKILDDIILRFLNT, encoded by the coding sequence ATGAAAGAAGAAAAAAAATTAAAGAAATCCAAATTAAAAAAGAATAAACCTTTTATTATAGCTGTAAGTGGTTTTACAGGGGCAGGAAAATCTTTTGTTGCAAATATAATAAGTAAAAAAATTGATTGCGTAGTTTTAAGATCAGATGTTATCAGAAAAGAAATTTCCGGAATAAATTTAAATCAACATGTTTATGAAGATTTTGAAAAGGGAATTTATAGTAAAGAAATGACAGAGAAAGTTTATAAGGAAATGTTTAAAAGGACTAAAAGATATTTAAGAGAATCTAAAAATGTTATTCTTGATGCAAGTTTTCTTGATAAGAATAAAAGAAATAAATTAAGGGAAATTTCAAAAAAATTAAATGTTAAGCTTTTGATTCTTTGGATTGAAACACCACCTGATTTAATAAAAGAAAGACTTTCAAAGAGGAAAGGAGATGTTTCTGATGGAAGATGGGAAATTTATTTAAAACAAAAAGAAAAATACGAGAAACCAGATGAAAAAGATATAGTTTTTATTGAGACTGTTAATGAGAAAGAATTAGAAAAGATTCTTGATGATATTATTCTGCGTTTTTTAAACACTTGA
- the pyrF gene encoding orotidine-5'-phosphate decarboxylase, translating into MYANKKNKGGKTLTEIIIALNTNKKDIAEKWVSALFPLVRWFKIGYPLYINAGNKFVKELKEKGAKVFLDLKLFDIPSVVSLAIKEISELGVDMITLHTLGGFEMLESACKTLWEVEEGKRPLLIGVTILTSMSEATLKDVSGARKTMDEEIERLAKLSKSAGLDGVVVSGEEIEIVKKICGKEFLTVVPGIRLKEDLSFDQERIITPREAKEKGADFLVIGRPITHSDNPFEKLKRYLEEIG; encoded by the coding sequence CTGTATGCAAATAAGAAAAATAAGGGAGGAAAAACCCTGACAGAAATAATAATTGCTCTTAATACAAATAAAAAAGATATTGCTGAAAAATGGGTGAGTGCACTTTTTCCCCTTGTAAGGTGGTTTAAAATTGGATACCCCCTTTATATAAATGCAGGCAATAAATTTGTGAAAGAGCTCAAGGAAAAAGGGGCAAAAGTTTTTCTTGATCTTAAACTCTTTGATATTCCTTCTGTTGTTTCTCTTGCAATAAAAGAAATAAGTGAATTGGGTGTTGATATGATAACTCTTCATACCCTTGGTGGTTTTGAGATGCTTGAATCAGCTTGTAAAACTTTATGGGAAGTTGAAGAAGGAAAAAGACCCTTACTTATAGGAGTTACAATACTTACAAGTATGTCAGAGGCAACATTAAAGGATGTTTCAGGTGCGAGAAAGACGATGGATGAAGAAATAGAGAGGCTTGCTAAGCTTTCAAAATCTGCTGGTCTGGATGGTGTTGTTGTATCAGGTGAGGAAATAGAAATTGTTAAAAAAATTTGTGGTAAGGAATTTCTAACAGTTGTTCCTGGAATTAGGCTAAAAGAGGATCTCTCTTTTGATCAGGAAAGGATAATTACTCCAAGGGAGGCAAAGGAAAAGGGAGCTGATTTCTTAGTTATTGGAAGACCTATTACCCATTCTGATAATCCTTTTGAGAAGTTAAAAAGGTATTTAGAAGAGATAGGTTAA